One Paenibacillus sp. FSL W8-0186 genomic window carries:
- a CDS encoding ABC transporter ATP-binding protein: MTTAKISIQHVHKSFRIQRNLGHLQESWQPVSALQDIHLEVNQGEFMVIVGPSGCGKSTLLDLLAGLTKPSSGQILLDGKAIAGPDLDRGIVFQQYALFPWKTALANVEFGLEAKGIGKKERREAALEYIQLVGLSGFENRYPHELSGGMKQRIAIARSLAYDPEVLLMDEPFAALDAQTRETLQSELLRIWEATKKTIIFITHGIEEAVYLGQRVAVMSSRPGRIKEVIEVPFQGRSSEEDLRAHPEFVKLRHHIWDLLKDEVQRAQEQEKSSSLHYEQHKLTNKGGA, from the coding sequence ATGACAACGGCAAAAATTAGCATCCAGCACGTGCATAAGTCTTTTCGGATTCAGCGGAATCTGGGGCATCTTCAGGAATCATGGCAGCCGGTCTCCGCGCTGCAGGACATACACCTGGAGGTGAATCAGGGAGAATTCATGGTCATCGTTGGGCCGAGCGGCTGCGGGAAATCGACGCTGCTCGATCTGCTGGCCGGACTTACGAAGCCAAGCAGCGGACAGATTCTGCTGGACGGCAAGGCCATTGCCGGGCCAGATCTGGACCGGGGGATCGTTTTTCAGCAATATGCATTGTTCCCCTGGAAGACGGCGCTGGCCAATGTGGAGTTCGGTCTGGAAGCGAAGGGTATCGGCAAAAAAGAGCGGCGGGAAGCGGCGCTGGAGTATATCCAGCTCGTCGGCTTATCCGGCTTCGAGAATCGCTACCCGCATGAGCTGTCGGGAGGCATGAAACAGCGGATCGCGATTGCGAGAAGCCTCGCATACGATCCCGAGGTGCTGCTGATGGATGAACCGTTTGCCGCGCTGGACGCGCAAACCCGGGAGACGCTGCAAAGCGAACTGCTGCGCATTTGGGAGGCGACGAAGAAGACGATAATTTTCATTACCCACGGGATCGAGGAGGCGGTCTATCTCGGGCAGAGGGTGGCGGTGATGAGCTCGCGTCCGGGACGGATCAAGGAAGTGATCGAGGTGCCCTTCCAGGGCCGATCCTCGGAGGAGGACTTGCGGGCTCACCCCGAATTCGTCAAGCTGCGCCATCATATTTGGGACTTGCTGAAGGATGAGGTGCAGCGTGCGCAGGAGCAGGAGAAGTCGAGCAGTCTTCATTATGAGCAGCACAAATTAACAAACAAAGGAGGGGCTTGA
- a CDS encoding ABC transporter substrate-binding protein — translation MDRSFLKLVSLAAAWLLAVVLLAGCGDKATSAAHTEAPGGLEVTELRYQGSVGAVTFPELAEDLGYLSPLKLKFIGTTISGPQDIQAVVTGDTDFGGAFNGAIVKLIAAKAPITPVISYYGVDDNTWSGYYVLDDSPIQSAKDLIGKKIAVNTLGAHHEFVIKEYLRREGLSEAEIEQVTLVVVPPVTGEQTLRASQVDVATLGGVLRDKALERGGIRPLFTDKDLFGVFSAGSYVLTNKFIQDNPQATRKFVEATAKAIEWARTTPPDEVRARYAKIIKERGRKEDDSSIKYWKSTGVAGTGGLIAPEEFETWVNWLVQDGTIGEGEVDGRRIYTNEFNPYRDGGELANDNGKN, via the coding sequence ATGGATCGTTCATTTCTTAAACTGGTAAGCTTGGCGGCGGCTTGGCTGCTCGCGGTTGTTCTCCTTGCAGGCTGCGGCGATAAAGCGACGTCAGCTGCACACACGGAAGCTCCGGGCGGCTTGGAGGTTACCGAGCTGCGTTATCAGGGCAGTGTGGGCGCCGTGACTTTTCCGGAGCTGGCCGAGGATCTGGGATATTTGTCTCCGCTCAAGCTGAAATTCATTGGCACGACAATCAGCGGGCCACAGGACATTCAAGCGGTGGTCACGGGGGATACCGATTTTGGCGGGGCGTTTAACGGAGCCATTGTGAAGCTGATTGCAGCCAAAGCGCCGATTACGCCTGTGATCTCCTATTACGGCGTTGATGACAATACATGGTCCGGCTATTATGTGCTGGACGACAGCCCGATTCAATCGGCGAAGGATTTGATCGGGAAGAAAATCGCGGTGAATACGCTCGGAGCGCATCATGAATTTGTCATCAAGGAATATTTGCGCCGGGAGGGGCTGAGCGAGGCGGAGATCGAGCAGGTGACGCTCGTCGTCGTGCCGCCGGTGACCGGGGAGCAGACACTCCGGGCAAGCCAGGTGGATGTCGCCACCCTAGGCGGGGTGCTTCGGGATAAAGCGCTTGAGCGGGGCGGGATCAGGCCGCTATTTACGGATAAGGATTTATTCGGTGTTTTCAGCGCAGGGAGCTATGTGTTAACGAACAAGTTCATCCAGGACAATCCGCAGGCGACGCGCAAGTTCGTCGAGGCGACGGCCAAGGCGATCGAGTGGGCCAGAACGACGCCGCCGGATGAAGTTAGAGCCCGCTACGCGAAGATCATTAAGGAACGCGGAAGGAAAGAGGATGACAGCAGCATTAAATACTGGAAGAGTACCGGGGTGGCGGGCACCGGTGGACTCATCGCCCCTGAGGAATTCGAGACCTGGGTCAACTGGCTGGTTCAGGATGGCACGATCGGGGAAGGCGAGGTTGACGGAAGACGAATCTATACGAATGAATTCAATCCATACCGGGATGGAGGGGAGCTGGCCAATGACAACGGCAAAAATTAG
- a CDS encoding DHA2 family efflux MFS transporter permease subunit: MRQKPVLYVLILGSFISVYNTCSMNVGLPAFIDIFDSDLATVQWLMTGFTLATGVIIPLSGYLGDRFSHKQVFLYSIAGLMASSALCAVSWSIYSLIAFRILQGVFCGIIQPVTLTIIFQAIPKQQRNVALSFWSASSILGPALAPTISGWLLGHNWHWMFLVLVPVSILTLWMGVKWIPRDPPSASGPLDRLGLMYAVCGSLALLLYFGNIHQWGLWSYRSAFVLILGLASSLLFVRHELRVKAPLLHLRLFRSRIFMSSILVSAILIIGLYSGIYFVPLYLQEIHRMSPFEVGLLLLLPSLSSGAATLLAGALYPRIGAFRLVIAGAVLIVLASWQFSFLALDTNLAYVAFWMAVRYIGIGLSMTPAMNAGMHAAAAEWYSHASALINWLRQIFGALALGLFTSLFYARQNLHITVLQQSAATPSAEWIRLSAYTLGIDDSFVVAALLVLLSLPLALLLRERRRDKEGRESREEPTLTTPAQTRV, encoded by the coding sequence TTGCGACAGAAGCCTGTGCTCTATGTCCTCATCCTCGGCTCATTCATCTCCGTCTATAACACCTGCTCGATGAATGTCGGCCTGCCGGCCTTTATCGATATTTTCGATTCCGATCTGGCAACGGTTCAATGGCTGATGACCGGCTTCACTTTAGCGACTGGTGTGATCATTCCGCTTAGCGGCTATTTGGGCGACCGGTTCAGCCATAAGCAAGTATTCCTGTATTCGATCGCCGGATTGATGGCCAGCTCGGCCCTATGCGCAGTCTCTTGGAGCATTTACAGCCTGATTGCGTTCCGCATACTGCAGGGCGTCTTTTGCGGGATCATTCAACCGGTGACCCTGACAATCATTTTTCAGGCCATTCCGAAGCAGCAGCGCAACGTCGCCCTAAGCTTCTGGTCGGCCTCCAGCATTCTCGGCCCGGCGCTGGCGCCCACGATCAGCGGCTGGCTGCTCGGGCATAACTGGCACTGGATGTTTCTTGTCCTCGTCCCGGTAAGCATCCTCACTTTATGGATGGGCGTGAAATGGATTCCCCGCGACCCGCCTTCCGCTTCGGGCCCGCTGGATCGCCTGGGACTGATGTATGCCGTATGCGGAAGCCTGGCTCTGCTGCTCTATTTCGGCAACATTCATCAGTGGGGCCTCTGGTCCTACCGCTCCGCCTTCGTGCTGATCCTTGGCCTTGCCTCTTCCCTGTTATTTGTCCGGCACGAACTGCGGGTCAAAGCGCCGCTGCTGCATCTGCGTCTTTTTCGGAGCCGTATCTTTATGTCGAGCATCCTGGTCTCTGCCATTCTGATCATCGGGCTGTACTCGGGCATTTATTTTGTCCCGCTGTATTTACAGGAAATCCACCGGATGTCCCCCTTTGAAGTGGGACTGCTGCTGCTCCTCCCCTCCCTGAGCTCAGGCGCGGCGACACTGCTCGCCGGTGCCTTGTACCCGCGGATCGGTGCGTTCCGTCTGGTCATTGCCGGGGCTGTTCTCATCGTTCTGGCCTCCTGGCAATTCAGCTTTCTGGCGCTCGATACGAACCTGGCCTACGTCGCATTCTGGATGGCGGTTCGCTACATCGGCATCGGCCTGTCGATGACCCCGGCGATGAATGCGGGGATGCATGCCGCCGCGGCGGAATGGTATAGCCACGCATCGGCGTTGATTAACTGGCTGCGGCAAATTTTCGGCGCTCTAGCCCTGGGCTTGTTCACCTCGCTGTTCTATGCGCGTCAGAACCTCCATATTACCGTGCTGCAGCAATCGGCCGCCACCCCCAGTGCTGAGTGGATTCGCCTGTCCGCCTACACTTTAGGCATCGACGACTCCTTTGTTGTTGCGGCCCTGCTGGTGCTGCTCAGCTTGCCCCTAGCCCTGCTGCTCCGCGAGCGGCGTCGAGATAAGGAGGGGCGGGAAAGTAGAGAGGAACCAACCCTTACCACTCCGGCTCAGACCCGGGTGTAG